A stretch of the bacterium genome encodes the following:
- the gyrA gene encoding DNA gyrase subunit A — protein MADEELEIEKFDIGELQTVEIVDEMQRSYLDYAMSVIVARALPDVRDGLKPVHRRILYAMKELGLNYPAKYRKSATVVGEVLGKYHPHGDTAVYDAMVRLAQDFAMRYPLVDGQGNFGSVDGDPPAAMRYTEARLAAIADELLEDIEKNTVDWVENFDGTRKEPVRLPAKLPNLLLMGSSGIAVGMATNIPPHNLNEVCDAITHLINNPQANVEDLMKFIKGPDFPTGGAIFDINEIMAAYATGKGKIVMRAKAEIEEEKGGRFNIIVSELPYQVNKALLIARIADLVKDKKLEGISDLRDESDRDGMRMVVELKRDGRPQYILNQLYKYTSMQLAFNVNTVALVDGTPQVLTLKQILTEYIRHRQNIVTRRTQFDLDAAKARAHILEGLKIALDHLDAVIKTIRESPDADKAKTNLMELFKLSELQAQAILDMQLRRLAALERKKIEDEYTAIQKLIKELEELLASPKKILGVIETELKEIKDKYGDERRTRVYKQAVGDFSEEDLIPAEDVIVTVTETGYIKRSPLDTFRTQGRGGKGVAGVAMKDEDAVADIFTANTHDNIMFFTNKGRVFQIKVYELPEGSRAAKGQAVVNLINIEQGEQITSILAAPKNVAGSFLFMATKMGVVKKTALTEFANIRRNGMIAINLGGGDELSFVNVTSGKNNILMVTKKGMSIRFNEKDVRPMGRPTAGVRGIKLSKEDHVISTDKAGDNEFLLVVTEKGFGKKSKVSDWPLQGRAGSGVKAAEIATRNGSVMAAKIMGGGSQDLIITSKAGQVIKLPVKDLPTLTRQTQGVILMRLSKKEDYIAAVTLVKKAVEKQETPETKAEK, from the coding sequence ATGGCTGACGAAGAACTCGAAATAGAAAAATTTGATATCGGCGAGTTGCAAACTGTTGAGATCGTTGACGAAATGCAGCGTTCTTACCTTGACTACGCGATGAGTGTCATTGTCGCCCGAGCTCTTCCGGATGTTCGAGACGGTCTCAAACCAGTCCATCGACGCATTCTTTATGCTATGAAGGAACTGGGCCTGAATTACCCAGCCAAGTATCGCAAGAGTGCCACTGTAGTAGGAGAAGTTTTGGGTAAGTATCATCCTCACGGGGATACAGCGGTTTATGATGCCATGGTTCGTCTCGCTCAAGATTTCGCGATGCGCTACCCGCTAGTCGATGGTCAAGGAAATTTCGGTAGTGTCGACGGCGACCCACCGGCCGCCATGCGCTACACCGAAGCCCGCCTGGCTGCTATTGCCGATGAGTTGCTTGAAGACATTGAAAAAAACACGGTTGACTGGGTGGAAAACTTTGATGGTACTAGAAAAGAACCAGTCCGCCTGCCAGCTAAACTACCAAACCTTTTGCTGATGGGTAGCTCAGGAATTGCCGTGGGAATGGCAACCAACATTCCGCCGCACAACCTCAACGAGGTTTGTGACGCGATCACTCATTTAATCAACAACCCGCAGGCAAACGTTGAAGATCTGATGAAATTTATCAAAGGACCCGACTTTCCTACTGGTGGGGCAATTTTTGATATTAATGAGATCATGGCAGCCTACGCCACCGGTAAAGGCAAAATTGTCATGCGGGCTAAAGCGGAAATCGAGGAAGAAAAAGGCGGACGCTTCAATATTATCGTTTCTGAACTACCTTACCAGGTCAACAAAGCTTTGCTTATTGCTAGAATCGCGGACCTAGTTAAGGACAAAAAACTTGAAGGAATCTCTGATCTCCGCGACGAGTCGGATCGAGACGGAATGCGCATGGTGGTTGAACTGAAGAGAGACGGCCGGCCACAATATATCCTCAACCAACTTTATAAATATACTAGTATGCAGCTTGCTTTTAACGTCAACACTGTGGCTTTAGTTGACGGTACTCCTCAGGTTTTGACTTTGAAGCAAATTTTGACAGAATACATTCGGCATCGCCAAAATATCGTTACTCGCCGCACTCAGTTTGATCTTGATGCTGCCAAGGCTCGCGCTCATATCCTCGAAGGATTGAAAATTGCCCTTGATCATCTCGATGCTGTCATCAAGACCATCAGAGAGTCCCCAGATGCTGATAAGGCCAAGACCAATTTGATGGAGCTTTTCAAACTCTCAGAACTGCAAGCTCAGGCAATTCTCGACATGCAGCTGCGCCGTCTGGCAGCTCTCGAGAGAAAGAAAATCGAAGACGAGTACACAGCTATTCAAAAATTGATCAAAGAGCTGGAGGAGCTGCTTGCTTCACCAAAGAAAATTTTGGGGGTCATTGAAACTGAGCTGAAGGAAATTAAAGATAAGTACGGGGATGAGCGGAGAACTCGAGTTTACAAACAAGCGGTCGGGGATTTTTCCGAAGAGGATCTCATCCCTGCTGAAGATGTCATTGTCACTGTCACCGAAACGGGTTATATCAAGCGCAGCCCACTAGATACCTTCCGCACCCAGGGCCGAGGAGGCAAAGGTGTCGCCGGAGTCGCTATGAAGGACGAGGATGCAGTTGCCGACATTTTTACTGCCAATACCCATGACAACATCATGTTTTTTACGAACAAAGGTCGAGTTTTTCAGATCAAAGTTTATGAGCTTCCCGAAGGCTCGCGCGCGGCCAAAGGTCAGGCCGTGGTCAATTTGATCAATATTGAACAAGGCGAGCAAATTACCTCAATACTGGCAGCACCAAAAAATGTTGCTGGCAGCTTTCTTTTCATGGCCACAAAAATGGGGGTGGTCAAAAAGACTGCCCTGACTGAATTTGCCAATATCCGCCGCAACGGGATGATTGCGATCAACCTTGGAGGCGGAGACGAGCTCTCCTTTGTCAATGTAACTAGTGGGAAGAACAACATCCTCATGGTTACCAAAAAAGGTATGTCAATCCGTTTCAATGAAAAGGACGTCCGGCCCATGGGCCGACCCACTGCCGGAGTACGTGGTATCAAACTCTCCAAGGAAGACCATGTCATTTCTACTGACAAAGCCGGGGATAACGAATTTCTACTCGTCGTTACCGAAAAAGGTTTCGGCAAAAAAAGTAAAGTTTCTGATTGGCCCTTGCAGGGGAGAGCTGGGTCTGGCGTCAAAGCAGCGGAAATTGCCACCCGCAATGGCTCGGTCATGGCCGCGAAAATCATGGGTGGGGGTAGCCAAGACCTGATCATCACTTCCAAGGCTGGGCAAGTGATCAAACTGCCGGTCAAAGATCTTCCCACCCTAACTCGTCAGACTCAGGGAGTAATCCTCATGCGCCTTTCCAAAAAAGAAGATTATATTGCCGCAGTTACTTTGGTGAAGAAAGCAGTCGAAAAACAAGAGACTCCCGAGACAAAAGCAGAAAAATAA